The nucleotide window caaatatgtaagtacttacttgcacacgggtcattttggagagaaagtatctgtagcttcgtagtttttcgtgaaattggctgttgctataagttgtcatggtgaaatcgtgtatttcttgttccgaacttcgcaatactgactatagtagtagtagcatggtgggctcataattgacgcacttaaggattggatgcatttttcatatgtgtagttcctcagaaatgtaatgatctcaaaatatttattgtgcTGTGCctatgcaacgtacaattgaaaagaatttgacaacaaaatgtctgctgtgtcaagttctttcatacccctaaattgacacattcgtcgataatcTAACTGTAGTGttggcctaagtatacatccattgactttggatgctgtttgttATTCTCTgaacctctaagctcagacaggtcaggtcccagagtagtggtatcatgttgatgtaattttggttatttttagggagtaagatttccaaatgccaaaaaaatgtgtaaaacttgggggagggtgttaaaagctaaataaataccacaatttggtcagcaaatagctgaaatggattcaaactcatgaaatatgtaattctgctttactgcaaaaagtttaggtggcctgctgtatcgttgctagtaataattgaaggtgtgTCAAtaacgggggtgcgtcaattttGAAGCCTTCACTATACTAGTTACAACTAACACTAACACAGCTTAATTGCAGAATACTCTGAAACACAAAGCTCCATGCTGTAGAGTAGCTAGCTACACTGTCGCACTCCAGACGATGTAGCCACAACAGCCTAATACATTGAACTTAATTTATGTAGGCATTTCTCATATTGAACCTCCCTATGCATAATTCTAGTTCAGTTAGGTCACATAGTAATAATTATGATTTGTTGTTCTTAAAAGGAATGACAAAAACATGAACCGCCCTGACGCTGTAGCCACAACAGCATGATACATTGAACTTAGTTTAGTTTTTGGCCTTTCTCCTTGTATTGAACTTTATTAATTCATACAAGAACCGACGGTGTAGCCCCAACAGCATGTTACATGGTGGTGGagtattagctcagtggttaacgccggtgccttccaatcataaggtccccagtcagggttggcattttcccgggaaaaaacctgtttttcccactaagcggtaaaaaccaggtaaaaaccgggaaaaactggtaaataccggtaaaaaccgcctccgtctcgaaaactagtattaattgtccgtaaaatgcagggtcatcagtaggcacgatattgtttcatgacaggcatattttattgaatatgggagtttcttaggttcattttgagctattttatcacattcttattctactttttgtggaaaaaagagtatttttcgtattgcacatgtatagttattctgtcacgatctctttagcagtatgcattgcctattgcccaaaccattataggtctacactgggacattcacTCCTCgtaaattcttcaggcctattatgtggcatgaacagcggaggatagaacgaagtggcgaaccatggcatccaaagcctcaaagggacaaggaaccatataataatataatattatgtgctcagacagttcattccattaatacagtaggcaacagtctattgaggtaAACTTCAGtccagggggctcaatagaaactgctttgaaactttgtaaggcacatgggcccaattaaagtattaaatgcacaatggccctatggagccattcacacaaccaaactgtttaccttgatgcaaacatggtccaattattatacaacttcatgcatgagtgattaaacactttgaggtggacaggtgaggtgatactgggcacttcctgtgtataggctaactgaagaggtaggagtatcaacaacacaactgttccaattgttacttattctcaaattagttgatgtcacaacagtcacttagtacagtgcctataagcaatataagcatagtacagtgcctagtgcgaagtgtgaacagagtacaatttatcgcagacatgaagtgatcgttcttggatgtgaatcatcatttggatctgagcggactaatgtggcatgtataatatgacgaaccatagccctaggaggcaccaacagtttgatacgagtccattctctagataatggaattatgcatctcgataggaaaataaagttggttgatttgagcatccaatatattatttatttgaattatttataatagtctaatcggtaaactcacaagttatagatcatagctgttctttggatgtaacccaaccccctaccatgagatgccattttcttgtagattctagatgctcctccacaagttccacatgagtttttaggaattctatattatttgaggtttttcccggtttttcccagtttttcccacttataggtgggaaaaacctcccggtaaaaaccggtaaaaaacttgtttttaccggggcggtaaaaaccgcccggtaaaaaccggccaaccctgtccccagttcgagtcactccaagtttaatgtatgttgttcagttacagagttgttgacaaatgacaattcataatcatggatgtgaaatatgaatctaagtgactgactttggtcagcttgcggctttgttAAGCCAATaaggcttcttcgtgagttcctgcttgcaggaggatcaaaAAAATACAATACGTTGTACTTTATTTTTGGCATTTCTATGCTTATTACTAGCCGACCTCTTTTAAGGGTGTTGCTTCAAAAATTGTGGGGTATTCTGATATTACTCCCATGGATCTAACAAGTAATGGCCATGGTACAATTCTAAATTATAGAAATTGTAATGTAATATCTGTAGCCTTGCACAGGGAACACATTCCCAGAAAAATATTTGGACAAATTTTTTCAGTTCAGTACCTGCTGTTCATCAACTGCTTCAGGATATTTCAGTTACTAAGCAATTGCCACATACATGTAATACTACTACTAGACTCTCTGTGTGGTACATGTTATCAGGCTGTCAAATTGTGCAGCCACTCTATGCATTTAGTGTACCATTTGAGAAGTTTTTGTTGAGTAAAGAGCTTGAGTATTTTGCGTGCTGATAATATCCAGGACAAAGATTAGGTTGTTAAGTACCATGTACTCATCacatactttaaaaaaaaaactttacggGTTGGGTACAATTTTTGGATTCTCAATGTGTAGTTGTGGAATAACACTTTATcgatatatgtacagtaggctatattTTGATTATGGGGAAggcaaatttgaaaacattagcAGTGTTCAGGTGCTATTTAAGCTAAATTCATgtacaaattattaattttttttttcatgatcaGAGCATTAGGTATGATCTTCTCTGAAGATGACCTTCAACGCCTTCCATCTAACATCGCTGTAGAGATTTACTCTCATGGTTTCTTTCCATCAGTTGAGTCCCTTCTTGTAGATGTACAAAGAGAATACATGGTTGTGAAAAGACTTACTGAGGTAAGTTCTATCAGTCTGTCTTAACTGTGGACTTAACTCTTTTATGTTCTGGTCTAACACTCCAGTTCAAAAGtaaatattacaacaacaacaacaacaaaactacaAAGAGGATGACAGTCAATCAACTCaagatcattaaaaaaaaaaaaaaccttgggAGTTTGAATCGATATGATAACTAAGTATATGAAAGATAGATGCAGTATTTGGATATTAATTGATAATTGTATTGATTAGCTAAACAGGAAGTCATTTTCAACAATGCTGTTATAGTAACGATCCACATGCATCCATAGTTTTTGGAATGAAGACTGTAAAGCTGTCAAAGAAAGTGACTGAGAAAACAGTTGTGATGTAGGCGTGGAATAATTTATCAGGTATCGCATCGCCAAATGGGCAATCGAAATATACAGGTGCAAGAAGGTACACAGGAAGCATAGTATCTTATGTATGAGGCAAAGCTGAGGCCCTTcgaaactgctatgcaaaatttgaaCTCTAAATTATTCTGTGGTAGGGAAAAGACACAGATGTGACATGCAGTCATTGCAAGTTTGCATGGCAACATGCATCACATCATCTTTATGTCATCTTCAACAAAACATTCTGTAGCAATCAAACATGCATCCATCTTGTTACTTTTAGCCAAACACTGTAGAGCTGCTGAAAAAAAGTGACCATGAACAAGTATTGAAACTGGGAAAGGTCACAGAAGTCAGTTATATACTGCAGCTTTCACGTTCCTCATCACTTCATAATCCGTTATAGTTGACCCATTTAATTTGCACACCACGCTAATGTTTTAAGAATCTATGGCATGGAAAtggttctttatttttactGAAATGGTAGAGTAACTTCCTACTATTTGGTACTGTACATAAAATGTTAGCAGATGTGCCGATATTTTTACACAGAACTCTGTGATTGTCATTGCCTGATGTCTAATTCcctcagtgttttttttttctcctcgcTCGTCTACAGTGCAGTCCAGCTGATGACAGTGATACTTCAGCAGTATATGAAGACAATACGCTACAGAATGCAGAAGACTTTCAGACAGAATCCAATCAATTAAGCATTGAGGATGCAAGGTGAAGTTGAAATACATTGTGTTCATTACATAAAACTAAATGTGCTCTGTAAGCCATCATTCTAAATGTCACATACTTATAAAGCATGTCTCAATCTGATGATGTCTTTATATTGtcacaaaattatttattttattttctaattaaagaagtaaatttatatgtttatttaaatCCTTTAAACGgtgttttaaataaaaacttAACTGATTGCTAAGCAACATTTAAAATGTATCACTATCTAGAAAGCAACAACTAAAAGATAAAATATTAGAGTGGacattttcaagaaaaatgCCCTGTGCGGACTCTGCAATGATCCACTTTATATCTAGGGTTTATTGAAGAATGTGATATTGAGATGAAGTTTCAACGACCAGTGTGGagtatttttgtctttcttaaTCTGCATTGCCTGCCATCAGATTGTCCCTTTGAATTCaagtttgtcttgtgtttaatAAAACAGTCGGTTCCTTTCCTTTCACAGAGCAATTTTGAATGTTTATTCCATGGTGCAAAGTTCAAAGAAGGGTCACAAAGATGCAGGCGATGACCCTGCTAGTCTATGGAACCTCCCTCTCTGGGTACTCTGTGATGGTCAGGATGTTGATAAGACTTTTATGATCGGATGCAACCAGAACCTAGATGAAGGAGATAACAGACTGACTATCACCTCTGTTACTAGCAGTGGTAAGTTTTACAAGAGTTACAAACATCTTCAACTCTTCCACTATCTCTAGTATGCATGATGAAAGTAGATTTAGTATGCTAGTGCCTTATCATCAGAAACCAATTTGTGATTTAAGTTTACTAACTGCTCATTCACAAAGTAAAATGATGTTATCGTGAGACTACAAGTTTGAGGTAGGCATGCAGCGCCTGTATCCGATGTAACACCACTGTGTATATATACCACTGTCTCTGCATTCTACATTTAGAATAGGTGTTAGcagttttgaataaaaaaaaacacttgacaATAAAGTAGGATACGATGTAAAGCTCATCACTGACTggaaatattgataaaataaGCATAATGACGTAGCTTGTGTATTTTTTTCCTAGATATGTGAGACTCTATGTATTAATGGGATACCTGCTAGTACTTGTATCAAGAAATGACCAGGACCTAGATCTGCAATGCAcagttggatttttttttaaaaactaactattctctctctctcgaaAAAAATAACACTACACTTGTATGTGTGGTAGGCATGATTCCTATGACTCCATGAAATGTGATGAAAGTATTGTTGTACTTTGTGATATTATGAAGTAGACTTTTCTTCCCAAagcaatgtttaattttgatttgaaatttgCATTTGTCTGACACAGCATCATGTGCTATTGCTGTTTCATCTTTGTGTTTTATAAACAAAGCCTTGATCATAGACTCTGTGATCTGCAAGTAATAGTGCTCTGcttttcctttttaattttattctaaAGGACCATTTGAGAAGGATGCACTTCCATCAATGGACAGTCTAAGAAAGTCAGTTTCTCTCTCAGCTGATGATAATGTAAGTAAAATTACAATGTGCCCTAAAATAAGTTATAAATTGGTTTTCAACAGATTGATGGAGTTAAAATCCAAACTGCATCAATACGATGGAAAAGGCATAATCGCACAGAAGATCAGATCAAATTTGTAGGCCAGGGTGCTTACCAAGGGATCCTTGTGGGGCCCTTCCATACTCCCCACAATTATTCACAATTTTGTCATTTAGGCTCCTATTACCAAAGAGGTGAGAGGTGTAAAACTAAAGTAGTCTATCAAATTTGGCACTTTTGGATATGAAGATTAAGGGGAATTTTTCAACCTTTTGGTATTTAGAAAGAGGGTCCCAACTTCTCATCATCAAAGGAATGCCTTTATTTTAAGCACCTAGTGAATGTTATCATGACAAGACGATTGCATGGAGGAGTAACACCAGTATTATTATATGTCCAATACTTGATTTGCTTTGGTCTTGAAGTTTAGTATTCTCAGCAAGGCCTAAAAAAGAAGTCTGTAAAGCATTTCCTTTTATGTTCTTGCCATTCATCAACTTTTCTAGATCACTAGTAAAGGATATGCAGAATATGTGGTGTTCAGTGTGGTGTCACTTCACACCAAGACAAAGGAAGATGGGACTCCTACATCATCAATAACAATGGAATGGGAGTGGCCTAGAGTCATGGATCTTCTGGAAACCCCTCATGGTCTTCAATGTAGTTTAGTAAGTATTGATCAAAGACATGTTTAAATCAATATCATTGAAATAGTAGACTTTTCCATTAGCTAGAATAAAAAAACTCAAACTTTGATTAATTCAATTCTTCTGTCTCCATGTCATCAATGGAATAACTTGCCCTGCTGAATTCTTCATTGATGACCTCAGATCTGATGgcaacataaaacaaatatctTGTTATATGTTGAAATTCTGTCTCTTAATAAATAGGTCATTTGACATggacaatttatttattttattccatttaTGTTTTGATTGCTACAGTACCTGATGACAAAAATAGTCAATTTAAATTTTCCTTTTGTGGAAAATTTTAGTGTGTGTCATAGATCAACTTTCGCCGTTGACAAATTTATGCAATAATGCAGCGGGTGGTTTGAATAAATGTTTGGGAATTGAACTTTGTTCTCCTAGAAAATCAAGAAAGGAGAGGGAGAAATACTCCATACAACACCTGAGAGAAATCTGAGAGAACTAGAATTGTTAAAGGTAAATTGTTGGTATCCTATATATGTTCATTAATATACAGTATAAcaaacttatgaatatttacataatatactCATTATACTGATGCACTTTCCAATTAGTCATAATTGTACCTGTTTGTAGTTTTGTTTTCCTGCTCAGTCAAAGACATTTTCATAGGGGAAAAAAAGACACTTTGGTCATTTTTGGTTGTCGAGTCAGTGACTCAACTCAAGTCAGACTTGAGTCCCTATCTTCAGGACTCTAGACTTTACTCAAGTAGTTGGCTTGCAAAAGACTCAAATTAAGTCTCTGAATTGTAATGGTAAAAATAAACACTCAACTTAAGTCTAGTCACAACTTTTGTGACTCAATTGGAGTCAATCTGAGTCTTTTCATAAATTGGAGTCGTGACTCAAGTCAAAATCAAATAATTACCCTTTTAGGTATATATGTGCAGCGTACTAGGAGACTATAAATGCACAACGGTATAATGGGGAAACTTGCAGCTTTTTATCAACTATACAATAATTCTGCATTTGGCTTATATTGATACATCCGATGACCAGCTGCATGTGTTGTCTAATTTTACGTACTTCTGGTGATCTTGACATAAAGCATACTTAAACATAAAAGATACAACTTGAGTTGAATAAAATTAAAGTTGTTTTTTAATTCCTGTATTTCGTGGATAAAAttacatgtttgttttcttctaacTCCTGTCtttcatgaataaaatgaaatgttttcctAATTCCCATATTGCATGACACCAGAGGCAGAAAATGTGATGAATGAGACatcttccttcttttttttctttctttttttgctttAGTCCTTTATTACTGCTTTGAGCTCTGATGAAATTTACTGGCCACCAATGGAACATTCCCCAAAGTCAGTGACAGAAATCACATCAACGTATCTGCAGGATTTACGGGATAATCCCATGAAATACATTAATGAGGTATTCATAACATTGGACAGTTTTAATGATCCTTTCTTTTAATGTAAATATACAGATATATCTTCACAAAATGTCACAAAGGTTTTGTTAGCTCACTGGATGACTTTATCCTTCTGGAATGTAGGTATCACTCATCAGCCGAGAATGTTTgacataaaaaattaaattgtgaaAGTAATAAAGATTACTCCCTGTTCAGTGTATGTCGcaattgtttgattttgttcGTAGAAATGACATCATACATTTAGGGTTCCCATATTTCTGTGGTTGAAAGTTTGAAACCCCGTCCTTCCTGGGCAGAGGTGTACCAC belongs to Apostichopus japonicus isolate 1M-3 chromosome 4, ASM3797524v1, whole genome shotgun sequence and includes:
- the LOC139966495 gene encoding protein zwilch homolog, yielding MTTKRGALGMIFSEDDLQRLPSNIAVEIYSHGFFPSVESLLVDVQREYMVVKRLTECSPADDSDTSAVYEDNTLQNAEDFQTESNQLSIEDARAILNVYSMVQSSKKGHKDAGDDPASLWNLPLWVLCDGQDVDKTFMIGCNQNLDEGDNRLTITSVTSSGPFEKDALPSMDSLRKSVSLSADDNITSKGYAEYVVFSVVSLHTKTKEDGTPTSSITMEWEWPRVMDLLETPHGLQCSLKIKKGEGEILHTTPERNLRELELLKSFITALSSDEIYWPPMEHSPKSVTEITSTYLQDLRDNPMKYINEKYVETFEEEGRYEEDVLGKRFLDFTERIWLIIAHNATCYDDVTAALQLVEDAFKTGYLQPMIHQDNTSEVANKIREYYFNTESPDQWRTFSLKHVSSLELLISIGLDKIRRDFSIYLIANSLCLGHQLTWYIPAKDSSMSLKEQAQRLKCLHHVVELGLLTSGFLKPYITSNLDLVKSAIQHYQTNPADEEYIVIAPAIPGELKLLCQQSRNIPSQWRVELKGVGSLEQTLIVSLSRNPLFTQMEKIQQFDSTVDELQDEETVSYYISRVRQHRVKLL